A region from the Negativicutes bacterium genome encodes:
- a CDS encoding FtsQ-type POTRA domain-containing protein, with translation MEEDKKAQRSSKGKFTTNAILLLIISFCIFYLLTLPSFHIGTVTITGNNILTEDELFNIAQIPKPYNVLNVNVTETEKRLKRDLRVEKVTVTRKMFTEIVINIEERKPICYIACDYGFLQLDKNGVILTAVKNVKKFNLPIITGMVLENLYIGDIVNDVNIKSMLEYLAMLDEATLNKLSEVNISKQDYFLAYTTNSVQIKLGNKERLAEKANLTKTLLQELSSKNMKVEYIDLNYATPFMKFK, from the coding sequence ATGGAAGAAGATAAAAAGGCACAGCGAAGTAGTAAGGGGAAATTTACAACCAACGCTATCTTACTGCTAATAATATCTTTTTGCATTTTTTATCTATTGACTTTACCGAGTTTTCATATTGGCACAGTAACAATAACTGGCAATAATATTTTAACAGAAGATGAGCTTTTTAATATTGCTCAAATTCCGAAACCGTACAATGTCTTAAATGTAAATGTAACAGAGACGGAGAAACGCTTAAAGCGTGATTTGCGGGTTGAAAAAGTCACTGTAACAAGAAAAATGTTTACGGAAATTGTGATAAATATTGAAGAACGCAAACCAATCTGCTATATTGCCTGTGATTATGGCTTTTTGCAGCTTGATAAAAATGGTGTTATATTAACAGCAGTTAAAAATGTGAAAAAATTTAATTTGCCAATTATTACAGGAATGGTATTGGAAAATTTATATATTGGTGATATAGTTAATGACGTCAATATTAAAAGCATGTTAGAATATCTAGCAATGCTAGATGAAGCTACTTTGAATAAACTTTCAGAAGTAAATATCAGCAAACAAGATTATTTTTTAGCTTATACTACTAATTCGGTTCAAATAAAATTAGGTAATAAAGAGCGTCTAGCAGAAAAAGCTAACTTAACAAAAACTTTGTTACAAGAATTGAGTTCAAAGAATATGAAAGTTGAATATATTGATCTTAATTATGCAACACCATTTATGAAATTTAAATAA
- a CDS encoding D-alanine--D-alanine ligase: MMNKKIIVLMGGPSSEREVSLNTGNAILAALQSKGYNAIGLELDPPRLFEQLKEHQGEVVFNAIHGKFGEDGYLQGALELLDIPYTGSGVLASAIAMDKAVSKQIFKAEEIPTPPAKLFKKEEINSTTKGNIIAEFGLPVVVKAVAQGSSIGVTIAENDIELSAAIEIAKKYDNNILIEQYIKGRELTVAVMGSADITVLPIIEIVPHSGKYDYQSKYTKGATDYLVPAQLTQTVADKVSNIAENTFKALGCKGVARVDFMLDQAENPYVLEVNTIPGMTATSLVPKAAKSAGITFEDLCEKILLMALKK; encoded by the coding sequence ATGATGAATAAAAAAATTATAGTGCTTATGGGTGGGCCTTCCTCAGAACGTGAGGTTTCGCTTAATACCGGTAATGCTATTTTAGCGGCCTTACAAAGTAAAGGTTATAATGCCATTGGATTGGAGCTTGATCCACCACGATTGTTTGAACAGTTGAAGGAACACCAAGGTGAAGTTGTTTTTAACGCCATTCATGGCAAATTTGGTGAAGATGGCTATTTGCAAGGAGCATTGGAATTATTGGATATTCCTTATACCGGCTCCGGTGTCTTAGCCAGTGCTATTGCAATGGATAAAGCAGTTTCAAAGCAAATTTTTAAAGCGGAAGAAATTCCAACGCCCCCGGCTAAATTGTTTAAAAAAGAAGAGATCAACTCAACAACGAAGGGAAATATTATAGCTGAATTTGGCTTGCCGGTAGTTGTAAAAGCTGTTGCGCAGGGCTCAAGTATTGGCGTTACGATTGCTGAAAATGATATTGAGTTGAGTGCAGCGATTGAGATTGCCAAAAAATATGATAATAATATTCTAATTGAACAATATATTAAGGGACGTGAATTAACTGTTGCAGTTATGGGCAGTGCAGATATTACAGTTTTACCGATAATTGAGATTGTTCCGCACTCTGGCAAATATGATTACCAATCAAAATATACAAAAGGTGCAACAGATTATCTGGTGCCAGCACAATTAACACAAACTGTAGCTGATAAGGTTAGTAATATTGCAGAAAACACCTTTAAAGCATTAGGTTGTAAAGGTGTTGCTAGAGTAGATTTTATGTTGGATCAAGCAGAAAACCCTTATGTCTTGGAAGTTAACACTATTCCAGGGATGACAGCGACGAGTTTAGTTCCGAAAGCTGCAAAATCAGCAGGAATTACTTTTGAAGATTTATGTGAAAAGATATTATTAATGGCCTTGAAAAAATAA
- a CDS encoding UDP-N-acetylmuramate--L-alanine ligase, with translation MLTELKKIHFVGIGGSGMSAIARVLLEQGYKVSGSDLSESEIVKKLKALGADIYQGHKAEYVNGVDAIVVSTAIAKNNPEVVAAIDNNIPVYHRSDIVATLLNNEKGIAVAGAHGKTTTTSMLAVLLDVAGIDPTAIIGGEVDYLQSNAKLGNGEYLVAEADESDGSFLKLLPEIAIVTNIENDHMDYYGSMENILATFKKFLGNLSTDTGLAVLCFDNDYVKNLAPEIAVKYVSYALNSKADYMAKNIVADGANTLFDVYKDDAKIGSIKLNVPGKHNVANALAAIVVCLKLGIDFETMQKGFDYFNGAKRRFQTKGKTKGIWVVDDYAHHPTEIATTLVAARQTKPHRLICAFQPHRYSRTNLLFEEFVSCFKESDILILTEIYSAGEAPIAGVTGKLLAERIKEQIGQEVVYIEQRSDISQYLADIAKDGDLIMTMGAGDIFLTGEELLESLNK, from the coding sequence TTGTTAACAGAATTAAAAAAAATTCATTTTGTCGGTATTGGTGGCTCGGGAATGAGCGCTATTGCTCGAGTATTATTAGAACAAGGTTATAAAGTTTCAGGATCGGATCTTAGTGAATCTGAAATTGTTAAAAAATTAAAAGCGTTGGGTGCTGACATTTATCAAGGGCATAAAGCTGAATATGTTAATGGTGTCGATGCTATTGTAGTTTCGACCGCTATTGCTAAAAATAATCCGGAAGTGGTAGCGGCTATTGATAATAATATTCCGGTTTATCACCGCTCTGATATTGTGGCAACGTTACTTAATAATGAAAAAGGTATTGCGGTAGCCGGGGCACATGGGAAAACAACGACGACTTCAATGTTAGCGGTGTTACTAGATGTTGCGGGAATTGATCCGACGGCTATTATCGGTGGTGAAGTTGACTATTTACAAAGTAATGCTAAACTTGGTAATGGTGAGTATTTAGTAGCGGAGGCAGATGAAAGTGATGGTTCATTTTTAAAACTTTTGCCAGAAATTGCGATAGTTACTAATATTGAAAACGACCACATGGATTATTATGGCAGTATGGAAAATATCTTAGCGACCTTTAAAAAATTTCTAGGAAATTTATCAACAGATACTGGGTTAGCAGTATTATGCTTTGATAATGATTATGTGAAAAATTTAGCACCAGAAATTGCAGTGAAATATGTTAGCTATGCTTTAAATTCTAAAGCTGATTATATGGCGAAAAATATAGTAGCTGATGGTGCTAATACATTATTTGATGTCTATAAAGATGATGCTAAAATTGGTTCAATAAAGTTAAATGTTCCGGGAAAACATAATGTTGCTAATGCCTTAGCAGCAATTGTAGTTTGTTTGAAATTGGGAATTGACTTTGAAACGATGCAAAAAGGGTTTGACTATTTTAATGGCGCAAAAAGAAGATTTCAGACTAAAGGAAAAACCAAGGGGATTTGGGTGGTCGATGATTATGCGCATCACCCAACAGAAATAGCAACAACTTTAGTGGCGGCAAGACAAACAAAACCGCACCGTTTGATTTGTGCATTTCAACCGCATCGTTATTCTAGAACTAATTTATTATTTGAAGAGTTTGTAAGCTGTTTTAAAGAAAGTGACATTCTAATTTTAACGGAAATATATTCTGCAGGTGAAGCTCCAATAGCTGGAGTTACCGGAAAATTGTTAGCGGAAAGAATAAAAGAACAAATCGGACAAGAGGTTGTTTATATTGAACAACGTAGTGATATTTCACAGTACTTAGCTGATATTGCGAAGGATGGAGATTTAATTATGACAATGGGTGCTGGAGATATATTTTTAACTGGAGAAGAATTATTGGAATCATTAAATAAATAA
- the murG gene encoding undecaprenyldiphospho-muramoylpentapeptide beta-N-acetylglucosaminyltransferase, translating to MKIIISGGGTGGHIYPALTLINKIKKNVHDCEFLYIGTDCGMESDIVPKAGIAFKTIDVQGFRRALTVKNIKIMLKSFNSIFKSYQIIKEFKPDVVVGTGGYVCGPVLLAAALMKVPTLIQEQNVIPGITNKILGKFVDAVAVGYQEAKQYFSAKKVFFTGNPIRDEIMTAQKAVALKELGLKEDKFTVVISGGSRGARSINFAMLGVHKYFANNKKIQLLHITGKGDYNTIVDKLKIDLKIDEIDNIVIKPYLYEMPLGVASADLGIFRAGALGIAELMARAVPAILIPYPYAAENHQEYNAKVIENSGAGIVVKDNEVTSGKLIGIIESLFNDQESLLVMKQACVKIGKPNSSQLIADLIIKLAKKERFSC from the coding sequence ATGAAAATAATTATTTCAGGTGGTGGAACCGGCGGTCATATCTATCCGGCGTTAACCTTGATTAATAAAATAAAAAAGAATGTCCATGACTGTGAGTTTTTGTATATTGGTACTGATTGTGGGATGGAAAGTGATATTGTACCAAAAGCCGGTATTGCTTTTAAAACTATTGATGTCCAAGGTTTTAGAAGAGCTCTTACTGTTAAAAACATTAAAATTATGCTAAAATCCTTTAACAGTATTTTTAAATCATATCAAATAATAAAAGAGTTTAAGCCTGATGTGGTTGTTGGTACCGGAGGCTATGTTTGTGGTCCGGTATTATTAGCGGCTGCATTAATGAAAGTACCAACGCTTATTCAAGAACAAAATGTTATACCTGGTATTACTAATAAAATATTGGGTAAGTTTGTTGATGCAGTTGCAGTTGGGTATCAAGAAGCGAAACAGTATTTTTCGGCTAAAAAGGTTTTCTTTACGGGAAATCCAATTCGCGATGAAATTATGACAGCACAGAAAGCTGTAGCACTTAAAGAGTTAGGCTTAAAAGAAGATAAATTTACGGTAGTTATTTCTGGTGGTAGTAGAGGTGCCAGAAGTATTAATTTTGCAATGTTGGGTGTACATAAATATTTTGCCAATAACAAAAAAATTCAACTATTGCATATTACTGGTAAAGGTGATTATAATACAATAGTTGATAAACTGAAAATTGATTTAAAGATTGATGAAATTGATAATATTGTAATAAAACCTTATCTATATGAGATGCCACTAGGCGTAGCTAGTGCTGACTTGGGTATTTTCCGAGCCGGAGCATTAGGAATTGCAGAATTGATGGCAAGAGCAGTACCGGCGATACTAATTCCTTATCCTTATGCAGCAGAAAACCACCAAGAATATAATGCAAAAGTTATTGAAAATAGTGGTGCTGGAATTGTTGTTAAGGATAATGAAGTAACTTCAGGAAAACTTATTGGAATAATTGAAAGTTTATTTAACGATCAAGAGAGTTTATTGGTAATGAAACAGGCCTGTGTTAAAATTGGTAAGCCTAATTCAAGCCAATTGATAGCGGATTTAATTATTAAACTAGCTAAAAAGGAGCGTTTTTCTTGTTAA
- a CDS encoding UDP-N-acetylmuramoyl-L-alanine--D-glutamate ligase → MIFKNKKILVVGAGISGISVAKVLQEIGAQVCLSDSKKIEDVNHDLTGLIDSGVSLNFGEQDEAILADLDYMIISPGISINAPLVLAAKAKGIIVLSEVEVAFQLAQAPILAVTGTNGKTTTTTLLSSLLTQTGKKVHVGGNIGMALSNEAILAQADDLIIAEISSFQLEGVCDFKPHIAAILNITPDHIDRHGNIENYQAAKEKIFAQQDENDFLVLNYDDTKVAKLAAKSKGKVLFFSTKATLREGIFLENHQIVSLFDGEKNIICHKDDLQIKGEHNIQNAMAACAFGIILGLKAEVLAKVLKEFKSVEHRIEFVDTINGIEYYNDSKATNPESAIKALEAFAGGVILLAGGHDKMTDLTQFMQEIKKKTVCLILIGEATARFKENALKHKIDNIYTATSMEDAVAYAHEIAKINQVVLLSPACSSYDMFKNYEERGKVFKQLVKNLKR, encoded by the coding sequence ATGATTTTTAAAAATAAAAAAATATTGGTAGTAGGAGCCGGTATTAGTGGAATTTCCGTAGCGAAAGTTTTACAAGAGATCGGTGCACAGGTTTGTTTAAGTGATAGTAAAAAAATTGAAGATGTTAATCATGATTTAACAGGATTAATTGATAGTGGTGTTTCTTTAAACTTTGGGGAACAAGATGAAGCTATTTTAGCTGATTTGGATTATATGATAATTTCACCGGGAATTTCTATTAATGCACCGTTAGTGCTTGCAGCGAAAGCTAAAGGGATTATTGTACTGAGTGAAGTCGAAGTCGCTTTTCAGTTAGCCCAAGCACCAATTTTAGCAGTTACTGGTACTAATGGTAAAACTACTACCACTACTTTACTAAGTTCATTATTAACACAAACCGGGAAAAAGGTACATGTTGGTGGCAATATTGGGATGGCATTATCGAACGAGGCTATTTTAGCACAAGCTGATGACTTAATAATTGCTGAGATTTCAAGTTTTCAGTTGGAAGGGGTCTGCGATTTCAAACCTCATATTGCAGCAATATTAAATATTACGCCTGACCATATTGATAGACATGGTAACATAGAAAATTATCAAGCGGCCAAAGAAAAAATTTTTGCACAGCAAGATGAAAATGATTTTCTAGTGTTAAATTATGATGATACCAAAGTAGCGAAACTTGCCGCTAAGAGCAAGGGGAAGGTATTATTCTTTAGTACGAAGGCTACTTTGAGGGAAGGTATATTTTTAGAAAATCATCAAATTGTAAGTTTGTTTGATGGTGAAAAAAATATTATCTGCCATAAGGATGACTTGCAGATAAAAGGTGAGCATAATATTCAAAATGCAATGGCAGCCTGTGCGTTTGGCATTATTTTAGGGTTGAAAGCAGAAGTTTTAGCGAAGGTCTTAAAAGAATTTAAAAGTGTAGAACATCGGATTGAATTTGTTGATACTATTAATGGTATTGAATATTATAATGACTCTAAAGCGACTAATCCTGAATCAGCAATCAAAGCCTTAGAGGCGTTTGCAGGTGGTGTTATTTTATTAGCTGGAGGGCATGATAAAATGACAGATTTAACGCAGTTTATGCAAGAGATAAAAAAGAAAACGGTTTGTTTAATTCTGATCGGCGAAGCTACCGCTCGATTTAAAGAAAATGCTCTTAAACATAAGATTGATAATATCTATACTGCAACTTCAATGGAAGATGCAGTAGCTTATGCTCACGAAATTGCTAAAATTAATCAAGTGGTGTTATTGTCGCCGGCTTGCTCTAGCTATGATATGTTTAAGAACTATGAAGAACGTGGTAAAGTTTTCAAACAATTGGTGAAAAATTTAAAGAGATAA
- a CDS encoding phospho-N-acetylmuramoyl-pentapeptide-transferase, whose amino-acid sequence MDSLLYAALLSAVVAFLCAPKLIPILRKMKFGQSIREEGPESHYVKAGTPTMGGLIILLGLTISTLFFAKFSIEIILALFITLGHALLGFIDDFIKVVLKRSLGLKAKEKLLGQIFMAVALSYISINYLQLGTDIWIPFLDHKLELDYFYYPLLFFVLVGTTNAVNLTDGLDGLAAGTASIALITYMIICLYLNQLDLAIFCAAVLGATLAFLKFNYYPAKVFMGDTGSLALGGALAIVAILTKTIILLAILGLVFVMEALSVIIQVTSYKTRGKRVFRMSPLHHHFELGGWNETKVVTVFWSAGLICSLVALIILFNSPAGGL is encoded by the coding sequence ATGGATAGTTTATTGTATGCGGCGTTGCTTTCAGCAGTCGTTGCTTTTTTGTGTGCACCGAAGTTAATACCGATACTAAGAAAAATGAAATTTGGACAAAGTATTAGAGAAGAAGGTCCGGAAAGTCATTACGTAAAAGCAGGAACACCGACTATGGGTGGGCTTATTATTTTATTAGGGCTTACTATCTCAACGTTATTTTTTGCTAAATTCAGTATCGAAATTATATTGGCATTATTTATTACCTTAGGACATGCTTTACTGGGCTTTATTGATGATTTTATTAAGGTTGTTTTAAAAAGATCACTAGGGCTTAAAGCTAAAGAAAAATTATTAGGTCAGATTTTTATGGCAGTGGCATTATCATATATTAGTATCAATTATTTGCAATTGGGAACTGATATATGGATTCCATTTTTAGATCATAAATTAGAATTGGACTATTTTTATTATCCGCTCTTATTTTTTGTGCTGGTAGGGACAACTAATGCTGTTAACTTGACGGATGGACTAGACGGGTTAGCTGCGGGAACTGCTAGTATTGCATTGATAACTTATATGATTATTTGCTTATATCTAAATCAACTTGATTTAGCGATTTTTTGTGCGGCTGTTCTTGGTGCAACTTTAGCCTTTTTAAAGTTCAACTATTACCCAGCTAAAGTTTTTATGGGAGACACCGGTTCATTAGCACTCGGTGGAGCTTTAGCAATAGTAGCTATTTTAACAAAAACGATAATATTACTAGCGATTTTGGGACTGGTTTTTGTTATGGAAGCGTTATCGGTCATAATTCAGGTAACTTCTTATAAAACAAGGGGTAAAAGAGTTTTCAGAATGAGTCCACTACATCATCATTTTGAACTTGGCGGTTGGAATGAAACTAAGGTTGTAACTGTTTTTTGGTCAGCCGGTTTAATTTGTAGTTTAGTTGCTTTAATAATATTATTTAACAGTCCGGCGGGAGGCTTATAA
- a CDS encoding UDP-N-acetylmuramoyl-tripeptide--D-alanyl-D-alanine ligase, translating to MSTFKLNEIISATDGAVLKKVYTEFSGVNTDTRKIVAGEIFIALSGENFDGHNFITLAIEKGATGLVISKDFKYDLADNITVITVANPLKAYQQIARCYREKFDIPIVAITGSNGKTTTKDLAAAVLSAKYNVHKTAGNFNNEIGLPLTLLQLQPQHEVAVVEMGMRGLGHIKELTQIAKPNIAIVTNVGETHMELLGNIDNIAKAKSELVQAIPAEGLVILNSDDENVKKMAEKTLAEVIYFGIDNEADVKATDIEYYQTETKFNYTYQNQKYCCRVPLVGKHNLYNSLAAIALGHRMKLESQELQKGLDQLSLSAMRLAVMKLKDYTFINDAYNASPMSMNAAIESLSKIAPNRKVAVLGDMLELGDISKDAHLKIGDILSKNKVELVITLGEAAKNIAVQAKNNGIINVYEAVDHEDIKNILRKNLKAGDTVLIKGSRGMKMEKTLEGLF from the coding sequence ATGTCAACATTTAAGCTTAATGAGATTATTAGTGCTACTGATGGTGCTGTTTTAAAAAAAGTTTATACTGAGTTCTCCGGAGTAAATACTGATACTAGAAAAATTGTTGCCGGAGAAATTTTCATTGCCTTAAGTGGCGAAAATTTTGATGGTCATAATTTTATAACACTGGCAATAGAAAAAGGGGCTACTGGTCTTGTTATCAGTAAAGATTTTAAATATGACTTAGCTGATAATATAACAGTTATTACGGTAGCTAATCCATTGAAGGCTTATCAACAAATAGCTCGATGTTATCGTGAAAAATTTGACATTCCGATAGTTGCGATAACCGGTTCTAATGGTAAGACTACTACTAAAGATTTGGCAGCGGCAGTGCTCAGTGCAAAGTATAATGTTCACAAGACTGCCGGTAATTTTAATAATGAAATAGGACTGCCCTTAACATTATTACAACTGCAACCACAACATGAGGTGGCAGTTGTTGAAATGGGAATGCGTGGACTTGGTCATATTAAAGAATTAACACAAATTGCAAAACCTAATATTGCTATTGTAACTAATGTTGGTGAAACTCATATGGAGCTGTTAGGTAATATTGATAATATTGCCAAAGCAAAAAGTGAGTTGGTTCAAGCTATACCGGCAGAGGGCTTGGTAATTTTGAATTCTGACGATGAAAATGTGAAAAAAATGGCAGAAAAAACATTGGCAGAGGTTATCTACTTTGGCATTGATAATGAAGCTGATGTTAAGGCTACGGATATTGAATACTATCAGACAGAGACAAAATTTAACTATACTTATCAAAATCAAAAATATTGTTGCAGAGTGCCATTAGTAGGCAAACACAACTTATATAATAGTTTGGCGGCCATCGCGTTAGGGCATAGAATGAAGCTTGAGTCACAAGAACTTCAAAAGGGCTTAGATCAATTGTCACTTAGTGCAATGAGATTGGCGGTTATGAAACTGAAAGACTATACGTTTATCAATGATGCTTATAATGCCAGCCCCATGTCGATGAATGCGGCCATTGAATCGCTAAGTAAAATTGCACCAAATCGTAAAGTAGCAGTATTAGGTGATATGTTAGAATTAGGTGATATCTCTAAAGATGCTCATCTGAAGATTGGCGATATTTTATCTAAAAATAAAGTAGAGCTTGTAATAACTTTAGGCGAAGCTGCCAAAAATATTGCGGTGCAAGCCAAAAATAACGGTATCATAAATGTATATGAAGCTGTTGATCATGAAGATATTAAAAATATTTTACGAAAAAACCTAAAAGCTGGTGATACTGTGTTAATTAAGGGTTCTCGTGGGATGAAAATGGAAAAAACGTTAGAGGGATTGTTTTAA
- a CDS encoding UDP-N-acetylmuramoyl-L-alanyl-D-glutamate--2,6-diaminopimelate ligase, whose protein sequence is MTKELKKILELITDYKIIGDCEKIITGIEQDSRKVVSGTLFVCMNGAKVDGHDFAIQAIEKGANTILAEKEITVPPHITLIVVSDVRETIKIIVPYFYDYPGTKMRIIGITGTNGKTTTSYLTKNILQKAGYKVGVIGTIQIMIENEILPINNTTPDVIELQQILYKMYDAKIDYVVMEISSHALELERIICCEIDVAAFTNLTQDHLDFHKTIENYTVAKAKLFKLLNNNSNVKASKSAVVNVDDKAGISMLAATSDDCNIITYGINNVASLKAENVQVLAKGASFEIKGLTNINLTLKITGIFNVYNVLAAVGIALAEKVEAMVIKEALEEANCVAGRFELVDEGQDFSVIVDYAHTPDGLENILKTAREITTQRIITVFGCGGDRDRTKRPIMGKIATELSDIVIATSDNPRTEDPEFILSEIEAGILPVLGAKSYEKITERYEAIKKAIKLAQKDDIVIIAGKGHENYQILKNETIHFDDRETAGELLREINNVNI, encoded by the coding sequence ATGACAAAAGAGTTAAAAAAAATATTAGAATTAATAACTGATTATAAAATAATTGGTGATTGTGAAAAAATAATAACAGGGATAGAGCAAGATTCACGAAAAGTTGTGTCGGGAACATTATTTGTTTGCATGAACGGGGCAAAAGTTGATGGACATGATTTTGCAATACAAGCAATTGAAAAAGGTGCGAATACTATTTTAGCGGAAAAAGAAATAACTGTACCACCGCACATAACCTTAATAGTTGTTAGCGATGTACGGGAAACAATCAAAATTATTGTTCCTTATTTTTATGATTATCCGGGAACAAAGATGAGAATCATCGGGATAACTGGGACAAACGGGAAAACTACCACCAGTTATTTAACTAAAAATATTTTACAAAAGGCCGGCTATAAGGTTGGAGTTATTGGAACGATTCAAATAATGATTGAAAATGAAATTTTGCCAATTAATAATACTACCCCTGATGTTATTGAGTTACAACAGATTTTATATAAAATGTATGATGCAAAAATAGACTATGTTGTTATGGAAATATCATCACACGCTTTAGAATTAGAGCGAATTATTTGCTGTGAAATTGATGTAGCGGCATTTACTAACTTGACTCAAGATCATTTGGATTTTCATAAAACAATTGAAAACTACACCGTAGCAAAAGCAAAATTATTTAAGTTGTTAAATAATAACAGTAATGTTAAGGCTAGTAAAAGTGCGGTTGTTAATGTTGATGATAAGGCTGGAATAAGTATGCTAGCAGCGACTAGTGATGATTGTAATATTATTACTTACGGTATCAACAATGTTGCTTCTTTAAAAGCTGAAAATGTTCAGGTTTTAGCAAAAGGTGCTTCCTTTGAGATAAAGGGGCTCACAAACATAAATTTAACATTAAAAATTACCGGAATTTTTAATGTTTACAATGTATTAGCGGCGGTTGGTATAGCATTAGCAGAAAAAGTTGAGGCTATGGTAATAAAAGAAGCACTGGAGGAGGCAAATTGCGTTGCCGGTAGATTTGAATTAGTGGATGAAGGACAAGATTTCAGTGTTATTGTTGACTATGCACATACACCGGATGGTTTGGAAAACATATTAAAAACTGCCAGAGAAATAACAACCCAGAGAATTATAACGGTGTTTGGTTGTGGTGGAGATCGTGATAGAACTAAACGACCGATTATGGGGAAAATAGCAACAGAACTATCAGACATTGTTATTGCTACTTCTGATAATCCAAGAACGGAAGATCCGGAATTTATTCTGAGTGAAATTGAAGCAGGGATATTACCGGTTCTTGGTGCTAAAAGCTATGAAAAAATCACTGAACGGTATGAGGCGATAAAAAAAGCTATTAAGCTTGCACAAAAAGATGATATTGTAATTATTGCCGGTAAAGGTCATGAAAATTATCAAATATTAAAAAATGAAACGATTCATTTTGATGATCGTGAAACTGCTGGTGAATTATTGAGGGAGATTAATAATGTCAACATTTAA
- the ftsL gene encoding cell division protein FtsL: MLAERKREFELYYEDNVVNKVEIKQNLTINTELRSKCLIMVGLILFFAMFTMVRSEMVIRNGYELVELKGQVNKLDQENERLKLDIAKLKSPERIQTIAVGKLGMTLPKNVYFVNTNS; this comes from the coding sequence ATGTTAGCTGAGAGAAAAAGAGAATTTGAGCTATATTATGAAGATAATGTTGTAAATAAGGTTGAGATAAAACAAAATTTAACTATTAATACTGAACTTCGTAGTAAATGTTTAATTATGGTTGGTCTTATTTTATTTTTTGCAATGTTTACTATGGTGAGAAGTGAAATGGTGATAAGAAATGGTTATGAATTGGTAGAGCTCAAAGGTCAAGTTAATAAATTAGATCAAGAAAATGAAAGATTAAAACTAGATATTGCTAAGCTAAAGTCTCCGGAAAGAATTCAGACTATTGCTGTTGGGAAATTAGGAATGACCTTACCAAAGAATGTATATTTTGTTAATACCAATAGCTAG
- the rsmH gene encoding 16S rRNA (cytosine(1402)-N(4))-methyltransferase RsmH, with protein MDFHHISVLMEETIENLVTKPEGVYVDCTLGGCGHALRVIERLNEKAWFIGIDQDPTAISVAKERLAGAKCRIDIVNNNFSNLVEVLNQLKVESVDGFLFDLGVSSHQLDKAERGFSYMQDARLDMRMNPNDSLSAYEVVNKYEEENLATLILKYGEERWAKRIAKFIVAERKVKAIETTGELVEIIKKAIPAAARKEGGHPAKRTFQAIRIEVNNELNILENTFKVAVDKLAKKGRICVITFHSLEDRITKQTFQSLGKGCICPPRLPMCVCNLKPKVKIIGKPMAATEKELNENSRAKSAKLRVAEKL; from the coding sequence GTGGATTTTCATCATATAAGTGTTTTAATGGAAGAAACAATAGAAAATTTGGTTACAAAGCCTGAAGGAGTCTATGTTGATTGTACTTTAGGGGGATGTGGTCATGCGTTAAGGGTTATCGAAAGATTGAACGAAAAAGCTTGGTTTATCGGTATTGACCAAGATCCAACGGCAATTTCCGTTGCTAAAGAACGCTTAGCAGGTGCTAAATGTAGAATTGATATTGTCAATAACAATTTTTCTAATTTAGTGGAAGTTTTAAATCAATTAAAAGTTGAGAGTGTAGACGGATTTTTATTTGATTTAGGAGTATCTTCACATCAGCTTGATAAAGCTGAACGAGGATTTTCATATATGCAGGATGCTAGGCTAGATATGAGGATGAACCCTAATGATTCTTTATCAGCATACGAAGTTGTAAATAAATATGAAGAAGAAAATTTAGCAACTCTTATTCTAAAATACGGAGAAGAGCGTTGGGCAAAACGAATTGCAAAGTTTATAGTAGCTGAGCGTAAGGTTAAGGCTATTGAAACTACCGGCGAGTTAGTAGAAATTATAAAAAAAGCTATTCCGGCAGCAGCCAGAAAAGAAGGCGGTCATCCAGCTAAAAGAACTTTTCAGGCAATCAGAATTGAAGTTAATAATGAATTAAACATTTTAGAAAATACATTTAAAGTAGCAGTTGATAAATTAGCGAAAAAAGGGCGTATTTGTGTTATAACTTTTCATTCTTTGGAAGATAGAATTACTAAACAAACTTTTCAAAGCTTGGGCAAAGGTTGCATCTGTCCTCCAAGATTACCAATGTGTGTGTGTAATTTAAAGCCTAAAGTCAAGATTATAGGAAAACCGATGGCAGCTACAGAGAAAGAGTTAAATGAAAATTCCAGAGCAAAGAGTGCTAAATTAAGAGTTGCAGAAAAACTGTAA